The following are from one region of the Nicotiana tabacum cultivar K326 chromosome 3, ASM71507v2, whole genome shotgun sequence genome:
- the LOC142178272 gene encoding uncharacterized protein LOC142178272, protein MKRENLAIQFAKFLEILKQIHINVPFTNALLQMPSYAKLLKEILSSKRKLEEVFVVMLTEICSAILQNRLPPKLGDPGSFTIPCTLGGVYFEKTLYDSRASINLMSFSIFRKLNLGEMKDICVSLQFAYQSTKKPKGIIENMLVKVDKFVFPIDFIVLEMKECPDELIILGGPFLATGKAIIDVHQGQLILRFDEERIIFDMQKILRFSGDKTPSSCFSIDMLNYLTDEFKDDQLILDSMERCLAKSGTTQNDDPIIRREAEILEKDFEDEVQPEQVQPKIELKVLPSYLKYVYLEKELFPVIISSSLTAGQEEKLIKVLKAHKGALGWTIEDIKGINPAVCMHIILMEDSYRQIVQPQRRLNPTMQEVVKKEIVKLLAAGIIYPISDSPWVSPVQVVPKKGGMAVIKNESNELIPTRTITRRRVCIDYRRLNNATRKDHFPLPFINQMLERIAGYDFYCFLDGYSGYNQMPIALEDQDKITFTCPQRTYAYRIMLFGLCNAPATFQRCMSAIFSDMTEKFLEIFMDDFTLFGKIFEDCLHHLTLVLKRCEKTNLIFNWEKSYFMVSEGIVLGHKITAKGIEVDKAKINLITRLPPPTTVKGIRSFLCHTGFYRRFIKDFSKISKPLTNLLVKDIKFDFSGDCLKAFETLKEKLSTAPIVVSPDWNQPFEVMCDASDIAVGVVLGQRKDKIFRSIYYASRTMNEAQLNYANKKKNNIIRRCVPEDEMSNILYHCHDGAIGGHYAANRITFKVLEAGFFWLTLFKDTRAYVAQCDKCQRTCNITKSDEMLLQSIQVNELEELRLIAYENARIFKDKTKIWHDNLIRQQSFQVGDQVLLYNSRLRLFPRKLKSRWTGPYNVTDVTPYGTIEIQQNNGGDKFKVNGHRLKMYFGGHFEQNSSVTLTD, encoded by the exons atgaaaagagaaaatcttGCTATTCAATTTgccaaatttttggagattttaaaaCAGATTCACATCAATGTTCCGTTCACTAATGCTTTATTGCAAATGCCTTCATATGCCaaacttttaaaagaaattttgtcaagcaaaagaaaattggaagaagtttTTGTGGTAATGCTTACTGAAATATGCagtgctatacttcaaaataGGCTACCACCAAAACTTGGTGACCCAGGCagttttacaattccatgcactttgGGAGGAGTATATTTTGAAAAAACACTTTATGATTCTAGAGCTTCAAtaaatttgatgtcattttctATCTTTAGAAAATTGAATCTTGGTGAAATGAAAGACATATGTGTTTCTCTTCAGTTTGCATATCAAAGTACTAAGAAACCTAAGGGAATAATTGAAAATATGCTCGTAAAAGTAGATAAGTTTGTTTTCCCTATAGATTTTATAGTACTTGAAATGAAGGAATGTCCTGATGAACTAATCATTTTGGGTGGACCATTTCTTGCCACAGGTAAAGCAATCATAGATGTCCATCAAGGACAACTAATTTTGAGATTTGATGAAGAAAGAATCATttttgatatgcaaaagatattAAGATTTTCAGGAGATAAGACGCCATCTTCGTGTTTTTCGATTGACATGCTTAATTATCTTACAGATGAATTCAAAGATGATCAATTAATTCTAGACTCAATGGAAAGATGTTTGGCCAAGTCTGGCACAACACAAAATGATGATCCTATCATCAGAAGAGAAGCCGAAATACTAGAAAAAGATTTTGAAGATGAGGTCCAACCAGAACAAGTTCAACCAAAAATTGAACTCAAAGTTCTCCCATCTTATTTAAAATATGTTTACCTTGAGAAAGAATTATTTCCAGtaattatttcatcttctcttaCTGCAGGACAAGAAGAAAAACTGATTAAAGTGTTGAAAGCGCACAAGGGAGCCTTGGGATGGACTATAGAAGATATCAAAGGGATTAACCCAGCTGTTTGTATGCACATAATCCTTATGGAGGATAGCTACAGGCAAATAGTCCAGCCCCAAAGAAGATTGAATCCGACAATGCAGGAAGTAGTAAAAAAGGAGATCGTAAAGCTTTTGGCGGCAGGTATTATCTATCCTATTTCAGACAGCCCTTGGGTAAGCCCAGTTCAGGTAGTACCAAAGAAAGGAGGTATGGCTGTTATAAAAAATGAAAGTAATGAACTCATACCTACCAGGACCATCACAAGACGGAGAGTCTGTATTGATTACAGACGTCTCAATAATGctactagaaaagatcattttcctttACCATTTATTAATCAAATGTTAGAAAGAATTGCAGGATATGATTTTTACTGTTTTCTTGATGGCTATTCAGGGTATAACCAAATGCCAATTGCACTTGAAGATCAGGACAAAATAACTTTCACATGTCCTCAGAGAACATATGCCTATAGGATAATGCTATTTGGTCTATGCAAtgcccctgctacatttcagcgTTGTATGTCAGCAATTTTTTCTGACATGACTGaaaaatttcttgaaatttttatggatgattttacacTCTTTGGCAAAATATTTGAGGATTGTCTTCATCACTTGACCTTAGTTCTTAAGAGATGTGAAAAGACAAACTTGATTTTTAATTGGGAAAAAAGTTATTTTATGGTTAGTGAGGGAAttgttttaggacataaaatcacTGCTAAAGGGATAGAAGTTGATAAGGCTAAAATTAATCTTATAACAAGATTACCCCCTCCCACAACAGTTAAAGGCATCAGAAGCTTTCTATGTCATACAGGTTTTTACAGACGGTTCATAAAAGACTTTTCAAAGATTTCAAAACCGTTGACTAACCTTTTGGTGAAAGAtattaagtttgatttttcaGGTGATTGTTTGAAAGCATTTGAGACCCTTAAGGAAAAGTTATCAACCGCCCCTATAGTTGTGTCCCCAGACTGGAATCAACCTTTTGaggtcatgtgtgatgctagtgatataGCAGTTGGAGTTGTTTTAGGCCAGAGAAAGGATAAGATCTTTCGTTCCATTTACTACGCTAGTAGAACAATGAATGAGGCTCAACTAAATTATGCCAACAAAAAAAAGA ataatatcattagaagaTGTGTGCCTGAAGATGAGATGAGCAATATTTTATATCACTGTCATGATGGAGCAATTGGAGGACATTATGCGGCAAAtcgaataacctttaaagtttTGGAAGCCGGATTTTTCTGGCTGACTCTCTTTAAAGATACCCGAGCATATGTTGCACAATGTGACAAGTGTCAAAGAACATGTAACATCACTAAGAGTGATGAGATGTTGTTACAATCAATACag GTTAATGAGTTGGAAGAATTGAGATTAATAGCTTATGAAAATGCAAGAATTTTCAAAGATAAAACAAAAATCTGGCATGACAATTTGATCCGACAGCAAAGTTTTCAAGTGGGAGATCAGGTACTTCTTTACAATAGTCGACTCAGGCTATTCCCAAGAAAGTTGAAATCCAGGTGGACAGGTCCTTACAATGTTACAGATGTAACTCCATATGGTACAATTGAaattcagcaaaataatggcGGAGACAAGTTTAAGGTAAATGGACACAGGCTAAAAATGTACTTTGGAGGACATTTTGAGCAAAATTCATCGGTCACTTTGACAGACTGA
- the LOC142178277 gene encoding uncharacterized protein LOC142178277 produces the protein MENREVEDIQLPVHMEDQFDEVAPRPANRILRDYARPDCFNCESSVRKPPVEANNFEIKNGLIQTIQQSCIFNGDANENPHSHLIDFLELVETTNYNGVPPEAIKLRLFPFSLKGDAKTWLRSLPQGSITTWDQMT, from the coding sequence ATGGAGAATCGAGAAGTAGAAGACATTCAACTACCAGTCCATATGGAGGATCAGTTTGATGAAGTAGCACCAAGGCCAGCTAACAGAATCCTAAGGGATTATGCTAGACCTGACTGCTTTAATTGCGAATCTAGTGTCAGAAAACCTCCAGTGGAagccaacaactttgaaatcaaGAATGGCTTGATTCAAACGATTCAACAATCTTGCATTTTCAATGGAGACGCAAATGAAAATCCACACAGTCATTTAATTGACTTTTTGGAACTTGTTGAAACAACAAATTATAATGGagtacctcctgaagctatcaagttaaggctatttcctttctctttaaAAGGAGATGCCAAGACTTGGTTGCGAAGTTTGCCACAAGGTTCCATCACCACATGGGATCAAATGACTTAG